The DNA region GAGGTACGTTTAGGTTCGCCTTTGGTTCGTCCTTCAAAGATTGTTTGTGTGGGCTTAAACTATGCCAAACATGCTGCAGAAAGCGGTATGGCCATTCCAAAGGAACCCGTACTTTTCTTTAAATCTACTTCTGCTATTGTGGGGCCTAATGATGATGTTATCATTCCAAAGAACAGTGAAAAAACCGATTGGGAAGTGGAGCTCGCAGTCGTTATCGGAAAGAAGGCTTCGTATGTAGAAGAGAAGGATGCTTACGACCACATTGCGGGTTACGTGCTACACAATGATTATAGCGAACGTGCTTTTCAAATTGAAAAAGAAGGGCAGTGGTGTAAAGGAAAAGGTTGTGATACCTTTGCTCCTATAGGTCCGTTTATAGCAACTACAGATGAAATTAAAGACCCTAACAATTTGGACTTATGGTTGAAGTTGAACGGAGAAAAAATACAGGATAGTAATACCTCGGACTTCATTTTCAATATAGAACAAGTAGTAAGTTATATTAGTCAATATATGACGTTATTACCAGGGGATATTATTTCTACCGGAACCCCATCGGGAGTAGGTTTTGGTTTTAGTCCCAATAAATATTTGAAAGCTGGTGATGTTGTAGAGTTGGGTATTGAAGGTTTGGGAACTTCAAAACAGCAAGTCAAAGCATATAAATAGGAACCTATGGATTTGAACTTGAAAGATAAGGTCATAATTGTAACCGGTGGTTCTAAAGGTATTGGTCTAGCTATAAGTCAGGCTTTATCAAAAGAAGGAGCTATTCCCTATATCATAGGAAGAAACAGACCTAATATCATCGGGGTGGCCAAAGAGATTGAAAAAACCGGTGGCCAAGTGGGTTTTGCCTTTGCGGAGTTAACGGATCCAGAACAATGTAAAGTGGCCGTAGAACAGGTCATTTCAAGGTTCGGGAGAATAGACGGACTCGTAAATAATGCGGGTGTTAATGATGGTGTAGGTCTGGAAAACGGTAATTATGAAGATTTTATGGCCTCACTTCAAAAAAGTTTGGTCCATTATTATTTAATGGCGCAATATGCGTTGCCGGAGCTAAAAAAGAACAAAGGGGCAATCGTGAATATTGGCTCAAAAACATCATTTACCGGACAAGGTGGAACATCGGGCTATGCAGCTTCCAACGGAGGAAGAAATGCAATGACCAGAGAGTGGGCCGTAGAGCTTTTGCCATACGAAATTAGGGTAAATGCTGTAATTGTTGCGGAGTGTTATACCCCACTTTACGAAAGATGGATCAATACGTTTCCGGAACCGGAGAAAAAACTGAAATCCATTACAGACCAGATTCCTTTGGGAAATCGCATGACCGAAGCTGCGGAAATAGCAAATACAGTGGTTTTCCTATTATCCGATGTATCTAGCCACACTACGGGGCAATTAATTTTTGTAGACGGAGGATATACACATTTAGACCGATCAATTACAGCCAAATAAAACCATGAAAAACGACCAAAAACCAGCCGTAGTTCCTAGGGAATTACTAGTACCTTTTTTACTGATTACTTCCTTGTTTGCCCTTTGGGGCTTTGCCAATGATATTACGAATCCCATGGTAGCGGCATTTAAGCGAATTTTAGAACTGAACAATACTCAGGCCTCTTGGGTACAGGCAGCTTTTTACGGGGGCTATTTTACCATGGCTTTGCCCGCCGCCTATGTCGTGAAGAAATTCAGTTATAAGGTCGGTATTTTGGTTGGTTTGGGGTTATATGCAGTGGGTGCGCTTATGTTTTATCCAGCGGCGGCAATGGAAAATTATCTATTCTTTCTATTGGCATTGTACGTTTTAACCTTTGGCCTCGCCTTTTTGGAAACTACGGCCAATCCTTATATTCTGGCAATGGGCGATGAAGAAACGGCTACTTTAAGATTAAACTTGGCACAAGCTTTTAATCCGTTAGGTGCACTTTCTGGTTTGTTCGTGGCTCAGTTTTTTATTCTAGGTGCGCTACAGTCCGATGATGTTGCGGAAGACGGTTCGTATATATATAATACGTTGTCAGAATCCGCAAAAGCGGCCGTAAAGACTTCCGATCTAATGGTAATCCGAAACCCGTACGTGGGCTTGGGGCTGTTCGTTATTTTTATGTTCGTGGTTATTGCACTGGTAAAAATGCCGGAAGGCAAGAAGGAAAACCGAGTTGTTGGTTTAGGGGAATCTATAAAACGGATATTTAAAAAAGAACGTTTTGTAGGCGGTATGCTTACCCAAATGTTTTACGTAGGTGCACAGATCATGTGTTGGACCTACATTTACCAGTACGCCGAGAACATTGGTATTAACAATGCAGATGCAGTAAACTACGCCTATGCTGCACTGGTTATTTTTCTGCTGAGTCGGTTTTTGTGTACGTATCTTTTAAAATTTATCAATTCGGGGAAACTTTTAATGATACTCTCCATCATGGCAATCGGCTTTTGTGCGGGTACCATTTTCATTCAGGGGGAACTAGGTCTGTATTCATTGGTAATGGTTTCTTTTTGTATGTCTTTGATGTTTCCTACTATTTACGGAATAGCACTAACGGGCTTGGGCGATGATGCCAAATCCGCATCCGCATTTTTGGTCATGGCCATTGTTGGCGGTGCTTTTATGCCCATGCTACAAGGTTTGATTTTAGATCTGGGTGGATCTGGGTATAGTGATGTTGTTATACTTGGGGTACCAGAGGTAAATTTCTCTTTTATACTTCCTATGCTCTGCTTTTTTGTTGTGGCTTTCTACGGTTATAGGGCTTATAAAAAGTACGGTTTAGAATAAGAAATTTGGTTTTAAAGGTTCACGGTGCCGCAATTACTGACGTGCCGTTCAATTTACAGTGACTACCATGGGAAAAAAAATAGCAAAGGGTTATGATACACGGTACCCTTCCGTAGATGATTTACGAAATAAAGCGATGCGAAAGATTCCGAAGTTCGCTTTTGAGTATTTGGATGGAGGATGTAATGAGGACGTGAACCTACGCAAAAATACCTCAGAAATTCGTGATATAGAGTTGCTACCCTATTACTTGAGCAAGCATACGGAATCCGTAATGAAAACGGAAATTTTTGGGCATACTTATGATGCGCCATTTGGAATTGCACCTGTAGGGCTTCAAGGACTTATGTGGCCCAATTCTCCGGAAATACTGGCAAAAGCGGCATTTGAGCATAATATTCCTTTTATTTTAAGTACGGTAAGCACCAGTAGCATTGAGCGGATTTCTGAAATAACCGAGGGAAATGCTTGGTTTCAATTGTATCATCCTACGGAAGATGCATTACGAGATGATATTATCAGAAGGGCAGCAGTAGCGGAATGTCCGGTTTTGGTTATTCTGTGTGATGTGCCCACATTCGGTTTTCGGCCAAGGGACATTAGAAACGGACTGGCCATGCCCCCTAAAATGTCAGTGAAAAATATATTTCAGATTATGGGGAAACCGGAATGGGCAATAAAAACCCTTCTTCACGGGCAGCCTAATTTTGAGACCTTAAAACCCTATATGCCCAAGGGATTGGATTTAAAACAATTGGGTAAATTCATGGATCAAACGTTTTCAGGCCGATTGAACGAAGAGAAAATTAAACCTATTCGTGATATGTGGAAAGGTAAGTTGGTGCTAAAAGGTGTAGCCAATGAAGCCGATGCGGAAAAGGCTATTCGTTTGGGAATAGACGGTGTAATCGTTTCCAACCACGGTGGAAGACAGTTGGACGCAGGGGAATCGACTATAAAACCCCTATCCCGAATTGCCGAGAAGTATGGCGACCAGCTTACGGTTATGATGGATAGTGGCATACGTTCCGGGCCGGATGTGGCACGTACTTTGGCAAGTGGCGCCAAGTTTACCTTTATGGGACGCTCGTTCATGTATGGTGTAAGCGCGTTGGGCAATAACGGAGGAAACCACACCATTTCACTGTTAAAAACGGAACTGCAACAGGTAATGGAACAAATTTGCTGTGAGCGTGTAGAAGATTTTCCAAAGCATCTGATTACAAAATAGAATCCTATTTCAGGATGTGTATTCTTTGTTATGGTTGAATAGTTACAATAATTCGCTTGTAACTAGAAAGAGCAGGTGTGCCCTTATCCGTTACCTTTAGAATGATATGGGCGGTAACTTCTTCTTCTACTCTTGGAGCTGTAATGGACACCAAATGGGCATTTTCGGTACCACCTATTGTTAACTGTTTTTTAGAGGTGCCCGCCTCGGGATAATCAAACCAAAGAAAACTTAGGCTGTCGCCATCTGGATCGGAAGAATCAAAGGCATCAAGAGTAAAGCTTTTGCCGGATTTGACCGTAATAGGATCTGCGGGTGTCAAAACAATTTTGGGAGCATGATTAGCTTCCGAAAAAGATTGGGTGCACCAATCCATTCGTGCGGCAAAATCGTTTTGAAAATCGTCTCGCCAACGCCATAGTGTAACTTTATCACCTTTAAAAACCTCAGTGTCCCGTTTTACGTTTCTACCATAATCATTAGCTAAATAGGGCGAGTAACTATCTTCTGCATTGGTCCATATTTTTCTGGTTTCAACTTCAAAAGGAACACCGGAATTCCCTTGCTTACGACCGGAGAAGGTAGGTCTAATAAATTCATACCTACCGCCCCATCCACCCCAATTAGGATGTTCCGGTGCGTTCAATCCGTTTGGAATTAGAGATAAAAAAGCGGGTGTGTCTCCTTCAATTCCCCAAGCAACATCAGGATATAGTGCACCAAGTGGGCCGTGTGCTTGTTGAATGTTTTCAGAAAGCCATGTATTACTAATTTCTGAATTGTCTATATTATCAACAACGGTCATTATACCGTTCCAAGTAGCACTGCCATAATCATCTCCTGGGCTAACAATATAAAATAGGTCAGGAAATGTATCCCTGATCCATATACCACTATCATCTTGATCAGAAATAGTATAGACCCTTAATTTAGAAATAAGCTGTTTTTGCTCTGCTATTGTTTTGCTATTCTTTATTTTAAATAAAGCTTGGGCCAAAGTATTGGAACCTCCCCACACGGAAACCCATAAGGGGCGCTCATCTTTTTCTTCCAGTTTTTTTATGATCCAGTCAGAACCTTCGGAATCTTTTCCTTCTCCCACACCTAGCATTCCGTAAACCGGCAAACCCTTTTTTACTAGTGAAGTCAGCTCCTCAACCTCAGGAAATTCAGAACTATGATTCTTCAAATTAGGCTGGACCTTGCCATAAGCTTTAAGTACTTTTTGTATGGATTCTGGGTGAATGGAATTTTTTAACCAACAGGAGGTTGTCGCCACGATGCCTTCAATATCAATCTCGTTGGCATATAAAAGTAGGCGCACCAAAGATTGTGTGTCATCCGGATCTGCTTCAATATCCGTAAGTATAATCACTCTATTTTTCTGAAGCGTTTCTTGAGCATTGAGTAAACTATGGCTCAATACTAAAAACAATAGATATAAGGATATTCTCATAATGGACTTGGGTTGGAGGTTTGTTGGGGTTACCATTAAAAGTAGTTATTTTGCTTTACCTGAACGATTTTGGCATCTGGTTTTTACCAGCGTTTTCAGAGATTTCTATAATTCTTTTCTCTCTCGTTTCCGGTCGTTTTGCGCTGATTACCCAATACAGCAGCATTTTCTTGGAAGACTTGCTTAAACCTTCATAATACGAAGAAGCACCATTTGTTTTTTGCAAAGCAACCGCTAAATCTTTGGGCACTATGAGGGCTTCTACACTGTCTAAAATTGACCAAGAGCCATTGTTTTTGGCAATTTCAATACTTTTGAGTCCTGCTGATTGCATTAGACCTTGTGCCGTAAGTTGCTCTATCTTATTCTTGTTTATTCGTGACCATATGCTGGTTGCTTTTCGCTTGCTAAAATACTGTTTGTACTTTTCTGAATCTATCGTTTTTTTTACACTGTCTATCCACCCAAAACAAAGCGCATGGTCTACCGCTTCGCTCCATGATAAATTAGCATTTGCAGCACTCTTTTTGTAAATGATTAACCACACGGAATCTTTTTGAACATGATTGGTTTTGAGCCATACTCGCCATTCTTCAGGATTAGAAGGGCAAAACATATCAGGTTCCGGTTTTTTCATACGAATCGGAATGTTTTTTAAATACCCAATGTGGGTAAGTGTTTAACTTTATGATACGTTAACGCGGCTTTAATGCAATAACTAAGTTCTTCTCTGGGGAGTTCATTGTTCAATTGAAATACGATAGCCCGCTTTCCTTCAAATTCAAAAGTATTTTTAAATACAGCTTTAAAAGTCTCTACCAACCTGCTGGTGCATTTAAAATAGAGTGCATATTGATTGGGTGTTTTCGCTTTCCAATCCATGCGAAGGGTGCTTCCTATTTTGGTGAGGTAACTGGGTTCGCCCCATTTTAGCGTTTCTTCTACTTCGGTAATGCTATCTATTTCTTTGGCGGTTTCCAAAACCAGCTCCCTAAGGGTTAACATTTGCGAACGCACATAATCGGGGTAGTTGGTAAATACCGAAGCTACTTGCGGGTTAGATTTTAGTTGAATGCCTTCCATGGATTATAGTAATAAGATGATTGCGTGGTTCCGCAGTTAAATGTAACCAAAAGCATCCGTTTTGGCAATCAAAAATAAGCAGCAGGGTAGTAGGAACACCAATAGAGATCTAATCGTCTTTTCTAAAAACCAAATCTTGCTCTTCCATAGCGCGCACCACTAAATTAATGTAGTCGTCTACGGCCTTGTCTATGTTTTTTGGGTCCGTAATATCAATACTGCCGCGCCAAATCATAGAGCGGTCTTTTCCTTGGCAAATGCAGTATAGAGTGGTCTCGGCATGGTAGATATTAAAATCATCGTAATAGTTTTCGTCATAATAAATATTTTGGTTTTTCAGATAATCATCGTTAAATCTTCCTTTGTAATTATCCAATTTAGAAATGGTACTTAGGAAACTTTCGCGGTTTTCAGAGCCTGTTATTTTGGTAAATAGAATGGCATCGAACCCTTTGTCTAGCAAGCTTTGTTCTACGGCATCCAATTCTTTTTCGGTTTTGCGATTGTCTGTAAAAGAAACATCAAAAACATCAAGGCTCTGCATGGCTTCCACATTTCTCTTGGTAAACTCTTTTTGTAATTGAGATTCAAAATTATTGCGTGCACTTTGGTTTTGGGTCATGCCCACTAGAAGCACTTTTTCCGCATGAAACAAAACAATATCCGGATTTTTCCAATTTTCCACTAGGCTAGTTGAGGAACATCCTAGAGAAAGAAAAAAGATTAGTAAGGCTAGTTTTTTCATGGTTTTCTATGGAGTTTAGGGGTGATGCGATTGCGTAAGGTCTTTGGAGTACAACCGACTATTTTTATACAATTTTGCCGTAATCATGTCATGATATAAAAGTAAGCGACAGAAACTTTGTTGTACATGATAAAAGTCAGTTTATGGCAGATTTAGATTAAGTAATTTTGTAACCTCTAAAATAAGAGAAATGAAAAGCAGTTTCAATAAAATCATAGAATCGGATACGCCTGTATTGGTCGACTTTTTTGCGGACTGGTGTGGCCCTTGTAAAATGTTGGCTCCTATTTTAAAAGAAGTGAAAGACGAAATGGGCGAGAACATAAAAATTGTAAAGATCGATGTAGATAAGAACCAACCCTTAGCGGGTAAGTACAATGTACGTGGTGTGCCTACAATGCTTTTGTTCAAGAACGGCAAGCAAGTATGGAGGCAGTCTGGGGTACTACAGAAGAACGATATTGTGCAAGTTGTCAAATCCAAAGTATAATAGGATTGAATATTTATTTATGGGGAAGGAAAAAGGGTGTTGCCAACGCGATGCCCTTTTTCTATTTTAAACCAATTCATGTAATACCCCTTGAGATTATTAAAAAAGTAAGATACCTTTGTTGGAAACGGAATATTTAACTCAAAAGCTACACTTGCTATGACCATCCATAATCTTGGCGATACCAATTCGCTCATGAATAAATTTATTGCTGAAATTAGAGACGTAGCCATCCAAAAAGATACCATGCGTTTTCGGCGCAATATTGAGCGAATAGGAGAGGTGCTGAGTTATGAGATGAGCAAGGCTTTACAGTTTAAAAAAAGTGAGGTAACCACCCCCTTGGGAACTAAAGACCTGCAATTGCCTACTGACCAGTTGGTTCTGTGCTCTATATTACGTGCGGGTTTGCCGTTACACCAAGGTATGTTGAATTATTTTGATGATGCGGAGAATGCTTTTATATCCGCTTATCGGCATCATGAGGGAGATGAAGATGCGTTTGAGGTAATCGTGAACTATTTTGCAGCCCCGTCTTTGGAAGGTAAAATTTTAGTGCTGGCCGATCCTATGTTGGCCACGGGTAGAACCTTGGAAAATGTGCTCAAGGCACTCAAGGACCATGGCACACCGGCACAGATACATATTGTTTCCGTAATTGGCGCGCAAGCCGGTATTGAACATGT from Zobellia alginiliquefaciens includes:
- a CDS encoding fumarylacetoacetate hydrolase family protein, with translation MKLIRFGSIGEEKPGVQLDNGTRLDVSEFISDYTEEFFGGNGISELSDWLAKNERNCPVVSNEVRLGSPLVRPSKIVCVGLNYAKHAAESGMAIPKEPVLFFKSTSAIVGPNDDVIIPKNSEKTDWEVELAVVIGKKASYVEEKDAYDHIAGYVLHNDYSERAFQIEKEGQWCKGKGCDTFAPIGPFIATTDEIKDPNNLDLWLKLNGEKIQDSNTSDFIFNIEQVVSYISQYMTLLPGDIISTGTPSGVGFGFSPNKYLKAGDVVELGIEGLGTSKQQVKAYK
- a CDS encoding SDR family oxidoreductase, with protein sequence MDLNLKDKVIIVTGGSKGIGLAISQALSKEGAIPYIIGRNRPNIIGVAKEIEKTGGQVGFAFAELTDPEQCKVAVEQVISRFGRIDGLVNNAGVNDGVGLENGNYEDFMASLQKSLVHYYLMAQYALPELKKNKGAIVNIGSKTSFTGQGGTSGYAASNGGRNAMTREWAVELLPYEIRVNAVIVAECYTPLYERWINTFPEPEKKLKSITDQIPLGNRMTEAAEIANTVVFLLSDVSSHTTGQLIFVDGGYTHLDRSITAK
- the fucP gene encoding L-fucose:H+ symporter permease; this translates as MKNDQKPAVVPRELLVPFLLITSLFALWGFANDITNPMVAAFKRILELNNTQASWVQAAFYGGYFTMALPAAYVVKKFSYKVGILVGLGLYAVGALMFYPAAAMENYLFFLLALYVLTFGLAFLETTANPYILAMGDEETATLRLNLAQAFNPLGALSGLFVAQFFILGALQSDDVAEDGSYIYNTLSESAKAAVKTSDLMVIRNPYVGLGLFVIFMFVVIALVKMPEGKKENRVVGLGESIKRIFKKERFVGGMLTQMFYVGAQIMCWTYIYQYAENIGINNADAVNYAYAALVIFLLSRFLCTYLLKFINSGKLLMILSIMAIGFCAGTIFIQGELGLYSLVMVSFCMSLMFPTIYGIALTGLGDDAKSASAFLVMAIVGGAFMPMLQGLILDLGGSGYSDVVILGVPEVNFSFILPMLCFFVVAFYGYRAYKKYGLE
- a CDS encoding alpha-hydroxy acid oxidase, whose translation is MGKKIAKGYDTRYPSVDDLRNKAMRKIPKFAFEYLDGGCNEDVNLRKNTSEIRDIELLPYYLSKHTESVMKTEIFGHTYDAPFGIAPVGLQGLMWPNSPEILAKAAFEHNIPFILSTVSTSSIERISEITEGNAWFQLYHPTEDALRDDIIRRAAVAECPVLVILCDVPTFGFRPRDIRNGLAMPPKMSVKNIFQIMGKPEWAIKTLLHGQPNFETLKPYMPKGLDLKQLGKFMDQTFSGRLNEEKIKPIRDMWKGKLVLKGVANEADAEKAIRLGIDGVIVSNHGGRQLDAGESTIKPLSRIAEKYGDQLTVMMDSGIRSGPDVARTLASGAKFTFMGRSFMYGVSALGNNGGNHTISLLKTELQQVMEQICCERVEDFPKHLITK
- a CDS encoding DUF1593 domain-containing protein, encoding MRISLYLLFLVLSHSLLNAQETLQKNRVIILTDIEADPDDTQSLVRLLLYANEIDIEGIVATTSCWLKNSIHPESIQKVLKAYGKVQPNLKNHSSEFPEVEELTSLVKKGLPVYGMLGVGEGKDSEGSDWIIKKLEEKDERPLWVSVWGGSNTLAQALFKIKNSKTIAEQKQLISKLRVYTISDQDDSGIWIRDTFPDLFYIVSPGDDYGSATWNGIMTVVDNIDNSEISNTWLSENIQQAHGPLGALYPDVAWGIEGDTPAFLSLIPNGLNAPEHPNWGGWGGRYEFIRPTFSGRKQGNSGVPFEVETRKIWTNAEDSYSPYLANDYGRNVKRDTEVFKGDKVTLWRWRDDFQNDFAARMDWCTQSFSEANHAPKIVLTPADPITVKSGKSFTLDAFDSSDPDGDSLSFLWFDYPEAGTSKKQLTIGGTENAHLVSITAPRVEEEVTAHIILKVTDKGTPALSSYKRIIVTIQP
- a CDS encoding YdeI/OmpD-associated family protein, producing the protein MKKPEPDMFCPSNPEEWRVWLKTNHVQKDSVWLIIYKKSAANANLSWSEAVDHALCFGWIDSVKKTIDSEKYKQYFSKRKATSIWSRINKNKIEQLTAQGLMQSAGLKSIEIAKNNGSWSILDSVEALIVPKDLAVALQKTNGASSYYEGLSKSSKKMLLYWVISAKRPETREKRIIEISENAGKNQMPKSFR
- a CDS encoding DUF1801 domain-containing protein produces the protein MEGIQLKSNPQVASVFTNYPDYVRSQMLTLRELVLETAKEIDSITEVEETLKWGEPSYLTKIGSTLRMDWKAKTPNQYALYFKCTSRLVETFKAVFKNTFEFEGKRAIVFQLNNELPREELSYCIKAALTYHKVKHLPTLGI
- the trxA gene encoding thioredoxin, whose translation is MKSSFNKIIESDTPVLVDFFADWCGPCKMLAPILKEVKDEMGENIKIVKIDVDKNQPLAGKYNVRGVPTMLLFKNGKQVWRQSGVLQKNDIVQVVKSKV
- the upp gene encoding uracil phosphoribosyltransferase, which codes for MTIHNLGDTNSLMNKFIAEIRDVAIQKDTMRFRRNIERIGEVLSYEMSKALQFKKSEVTTPLGTKDLQLPTDQLVLCSILRAGLPLHQGMLNYFDDAENAFISAYRHHEGDEDAFEVIVNYFAAPSLEGKILVLADPMLATGRTLENVLKALKDHGTPAQIHIVSVIGAQAGIEHVEKVFPENTHLWISAIDPELNARGYIMPGIGDAGDLAYGAKL